One region of Triticum aestivum cultivar Chinese Spring chromosome 6B, IWGSC CS RefSeq v2.1, whole genome shotgun sequence genomic DNA includes:
- the LOC123134682 gene encoding protein FAR1-RELATED SEQUENCE 5-like: MAVVGSWKKRFRGVSGPDERIIPSKSNYLQVCIARATDNSNNNLFAPVNGFTFDSCKEAYEMYNLFSWENGFGIRHGKTRINEAKYKTMHQIVCQCQDKSEKENSESCRTGCKARIRLLRTRDHGWYVTMFDNVHNHPLSAGHEETRQWNSHSHIDPLMTDFIRNLRENNISLSKVYNILCATHGQNGGVPYRKQNLKYLCSRLAQESINDDIHKTIDLLHQMKTADPNLQVYVNVDKEGSVQSILWCTGKNREDYAYFGDVVTFDTTYRTNLYNMPFGIFVGVNNHYQSVIFGGVLMRHETTEGFEWAFKTFVDTMNGKHPVTILTDQCKAMEGAMENILPNTNHRWCKWHVLRCAKEKLGPIYGKKSGFKHEFHEIINDIICVTEFEGKWAELIDKYNLKDNPYLENLYSKRTMWAKPYFSSVFCAGMTSTQRSESANHLLKQYIPRSSPMHLFVKQYNKLVQSRTADEGRQQHMTKMKCRRLNGGFPLEADAAKIYTKGVFIKFEEELYQAASFIVSNCISNMEFEVTRARPDYLPEYEMRRYKVAIRDGGDFIDCDCGYFQHSGMLCCHSIKVLIRNDILKIPSKNIVKRWTKMAKELQSSNLAVPHASTQPDDASYRQNILYIAALETVKDTSLSCLTRH; the protein is encoded by the exons ATGGCCGTCGTCGGGAGTTGGAAGAAGAG ATTCAGAGGCGTGTCTGGACCTGATGAAAGGATTATACCGAGCAAAAGCAACTATCTGCAAGTCTGCATCGCAAGAGCAACCGACAACAGCAATAACAATCTATTTGCCCCTGTTAATGGTTTTACATTTGACTCGTGTAAAGAAGCATATGAGATGTACAATCTTTTTTCATGGGAGAACGGTTTTGGGATCCGGCATGGCAAGACCAGGATAAATGAGGCGAAGTACAAAACTATGCATCAGATAGTCTGCCAATGCCAA GACAAGAGTGAGAAAGAGAATTCCGAATCATGCAGAACAGGATGCAAAGCGAGGATTCGCCTACTGCGCACCAGGGACCATGGGTGGTACGTCACTATGTTTGACAATGTGCACAACCACCCGCTATCAGCTGGGCATGAGGAGACGCGTCAATGGAATTCTCATAGTCACATAGATCCTTTGATGACGGACTTCATCCGGAATCTCCGAGAGAACAATATCAGCCTCAGCAAGGTTTACAACATCCTCTGCGCTACACATGGTCAAAATGGAGGCGTGCCATACCGTAAGCAGAACCTGAAGTATTTGTGCTCACGGCTTGCACAAGAATCAATCAATGATGACATACATAAGACTATTGATCTCTTGCATCAAATGAAAACTGCTGACCCTAACCTTCAGGTATATGTCAACGTTGACAAAGAAGGCTCCGTTCAGTCAATATTGTGGTGCACTGGAAAGAACCGTGAAGACTATGCATATTTCGGCGATGTTGTCACCTTTGACACGACTTACCGAACTAATCTGTACAATATGCCCTTTGGTATATTTGTTGGTGTGAACAACCACTACCAATCTGTCATATTTGGTGGAGTTCTGATGCGTCATGAAACTACAGAGGGGTTCGAGTGGGCTTTCAAAACGTTTGTCGACACGATGAATGGAAAGCATCCAGTCACAATATTGACTG ATCAGTGCAAGGCGATGGAAGGAGCAATGGAAAACATATTGCCAAATACAAATCATAGGTGGTGCAAGTGGCATGTATTGAGATGTGCAAAGGAGAAGCTTGGCCCTATATACGGCAAGAAGAGTGGATTCAAACATGAGTTCCACGAAATTATAAATGATATTATTTGTGTCACGGAATTTGAGGGAAAGTGGGCTGAACTTATAGATAAGTACAATCTGAAGGATAATCCTTATCTTGAGAATCTATATAGCAAGCGGACCATGTGGGCTAAACCATACTTCTCCAGTGTGTTCTGTGCCGGGATGACAAGTACTCAACGCAGCGAGAGCGCAAACCACTTGCTGAAACAGTACATACCTCGTTCATCACCTATGCACCTATTTGTCAAGCAATACAACAAGCTAGTCCAATCACGCACAGCGGATGAGGGCAGGCAGCAACATATGACAAAGATG AAATGTCGAAGACTCAACGGAGGGTTTCCCTTGGAAGCTGATGCTGCCAAGATATATACTAAGGGCGTGTTCATTAAATTTGAAGAGGAGCTTTATCAAGCTGCTTCGTTTATTGTATCTAATTGCATAAGCAATATGGAATTTGAGGTCACCCGTGCCCGACCGGATTACTTGCCTGAATACGAGATGAGGAGGTACAAGGTTGCCATCCGAGATGGTGGTGATTTCATAGACTGCGATTGTGGATACTTTCAGCATAGTGGGATGTTGTGCTGTCACTCTATCAAG GTTCTGATACGAAACGACATACTAAAAATTCCGAGTAAGAACATCGTGAAGAGGTGGACCAAAATGGCAAAGGAATTGCAGTCTTCAAACCTTGCTGTGCCTCATGCATCGACTCAGCCAGACGATGCTTCATATCGGCAAAATATCCTGTACATTGCCGCTCTTGAAACGGTCAAGGATACCTCCCTTTCATGCTTGACAAGACACTAA